The genomic interval CCGCGATGGCCTTCAGCTCCGTCTCGGTGGTCAGCAACTCCCTACGACTCAAGCGGTTCACGGTGAAGATGTAGGCGAGGATTGGGAATTAGGGGTTGGGGATTGGCGGCACCCGCTCATGGATTCGACATGCTCACCATGAGCGAGCAATACCAGCGAGGGTTCGGGACTTCAATAGGAATTGGTGGAATAAGATGGGTTGGCGAGATAACATAGATAGGCCACTGGCCGGATCACTCTACCCGCTTGGGTGAGGATTCCAGCAAACGTGAGAGGCTGGCCAAATCAAAAACTGAGAGGTGGATTCATGAATCGAATCAGCCAGCATTTAAAAGAAGGAACGCTCGGCGAGTTGTTGGTGGTGCTTCGATTTCTCCAGTATGACATTCAAGCCGCCCCGCCTCTAAAGGATTCGGGGAATGATCTTATTGCTGTACGCGGCGATGATTTCAGATCAGTTCAAGTGAAAACGACGACTACGGACCGTTTTGATTGCAGGGGCCTACCAGAGAAATATCATCTTTTGGCATTGGTGCAGCTTGATAAAATTGATCCATTCCACCTAGACAATTGCAAAATCTTCCTGCTCTCGAAAGGTGATGTTAAGCAAGGGAGTTATGCAGCCACACGCCTAACTGAATACGATTTGAACCAGGGGCGGATTGACACGTTGTTTGGGGAATGTCGCTCCGCCGCTTGCAGCGGTTGAAATGTTGAAATGTGGCTAGTCACAACTAAGCCAGCGGCAGGAGTGCAAACTCGATTGTTCCCGGACGACTTCTCAACAGTGCGACGGGAAATTGGTGCATTCTAAGACGGTCAATTAGGTGGAATGCCGAGTTTAAGCAACCTTGAGCGGATGCCAATAAACAAAGCACGCGAAAAAAGGAGGACATGCGCATGGCGGCCATTGACCCGGTCTGCAAGATGACGGTGGACGAGAAGAAGGCGGCGGCCAATGGGCGTACAAGGGCGTCACGTACTACTTCTGCGCGGCCTTTTAGCCCACGGCCCGGCCTGCGCGCCGCACCATGCGCCACGCCGCAAGCCCCAGGCCAAAGGCAAGCCCGGACTCAATGATGAAGATGGACCGCAGCCCCGCCGTCACGCTTGCCGTGCCCGCCACCAGCGCGCCCGCCCCGAACGCCAGCGAGGTGACGCTGTGCACGATGCCGAACACGGCCCCCTGGCGCTCGCGGGGAGCGGCCGCGCTCAGCATCGAGCTCGCCGAGTTCACCAGCGCGCCCTGGCAAAACCCCAGGCCCGTGAACAGAGCGATGGACAGCGCCGGCGCGCTCACCCACGTCTGAGGCAGGTAGAAGACCGAGGCCGCGAACGCAGCCAAGAGCATAATGAGCGGAAGCCGGCGTGGGCTACCCCAGCGCCCCACGAGCATGGAGGCGGTCGCGCTCGCCAGGCCCAGCAGCGACAGGGCCACGCCGGCGCCCGTCGCCGCCCCCTGCGCCATCATGCCCTGCATTAACCCGCCCATGACGGGCTGCAGCATGAACGGGCCGAGCTGCACGACCATGTACATGAGTAAAAGCGGCGTTACGCCGGGGGTGCCCACCACGGTGCGGATGTTTTGGACGAGGCCAATCCGCCTGTCCTGCTCCGCGGGACGCTCGAACCGCTCGGTGACGAAGGCCAGGACCACGAGCGCCCCCGCCAGCAGAAAGCCGCCGGTGACGAAGAACGGAACGCGGTAACCGACGGCGTCGGCGAGGAATCCGCCCAACGCGGGCCCTATCGTCGTGCCCAGAAAATACCCCATTTGAATGACTCCGAGCGCATAGGCCACCCGCTCCTTCGGAGCCTGCGAGGCGGCCAGCGCCAGCGACGCCCCGGTGGAGGCGGTCAGGACGCCGTGCAAGACGCGCATGACGATGAGCATGCCCACGGAGGTTGACAGGCCGGTGGTCGCCATCACCCCGGCGACGGCGAGCATCGTGCCCAGGATGATGGGCCTGCGCCCGTGACGGTCCGCCAGCGTCCCCCAGATGGGGCCGACGATGAAAGCGCTGGTGCCCGCCACGAACTGGGAGATGCCCGTCCAGAACGCCGCCTCGGCGGGAGTCGGAACGCCCAGGTCCTGGATGAAGAGCGGCATCAGGGGAATGACCGAAAAGAAGCCCGCGGTGGAAAGGAACTGCACCAGGGCCAGTGCGTAAGCGTTCTTCTCCCAGCCGGGGATGCGGTGCGCGATGTTCATCAAACGCTGATTATAGCGTCCTTTCGTCATTTGGGCCATACAGCCCTGTGTGGATTCGGCTTGACCCTCTGTGCAAAGCACACTATACTACGCCCGACCGCATTCCCGCCCCTTCGCGGCCAGCACATGCTGAAGGAGAAATGGCATGACCGCACACAGACACGCCCCCGGCGCATGGAGTCCCATCCTCGCTGTCCTGATGGTCGCAACGCTCCTGCTCGCCAGTTGCGCGCCCGCCGCTGCGCCCGCAACGCCCGCTGCTTCTGTGCCTCCGCCCACAGCCTTGTCGCCCACTCCGGCGCCTGCGATCCCCGGCGTCACGCCCACGCCTGCTTTGCGGCCCGCGCTTCCCACGCCGACAGCTACGCCCACCGGAGAGAAGCCCAAGCCGGGCGGCGTGCTGCGATTCATTCTGCCCGGGGAGCCGTCCAGCAGCGATCCTCACACCAGCGCGACACCCAGCGCGGCGGTGCCGTTCATCTACGAGACCTTTCTCCGCGAGAATCCGGTGACAGGGGTGGTCGAGCCCCAACTGGTCACCCGATGGGAGACCATCAGCGAGACCGAGACCATCCTGCACGTGCGCCAGGGCGTGCGCTTCCAGAACCGCGCGCCGGTCAATGGCCGGCCCATGACGGCGCAGGACGTCGTGTACAGCCTTCAGCGCATCGCCTCCAAGGACCCGGGCTTCTTGCGGCGCAGCCAGTTCGCGTCCGTCACCAAAGTGGAGGCGCTGGACGCCTCCCGAGTGAAGGTCACCTTCAAAGAGCCAAATGCTCCCTTTTTAACCAACCTCTCCGACCGCTTCAACGGGATCGTGGCGAAGGAGGCCGTCGACAAGTTCGGGAACCTGGACAGAGTCGAGGACGCCATCGGCACCGGGCCGTTCATGTTCGAGAAGGCGACGTTCGGCATAGGTGGCAGCATGAAGCGCAACCCGGACTACTGGCAGCCGGGCAAGCCCTATCTGGACGGCGCGGCGTGGAGTCTTATCACGGACGGCGGGACGCTGGTTGCGGCGTACCGCACGGGCCGCCTGGACGCGGGCGCGCAGTTCTGGGGTGGCATCAGCGTCGAGGACAAAGAGTCCATCCAGCGCGTGAATGCGGCGATGCAGTTCTACCCGGTGCCGGACGTGCGTCCCAACGTCCTGCTCATGAACATGGCGCGCAAGCCTTTCGACGACATTCGCGTGCGCAAAGCCATCCACCTGGCTGTCGACCGCCAGGAGATCATTCAGATTGTCATGGGCGGCAGCGCCCAGGTCTCCGGCCCCCTGGGCCCTCGCCTGACCCCGTATTACTCCATACCCGAGGAGGAAATCGTCAAGATGCCGGGCTTCCGCCCCAAGAACACTCCCGAGGGCCAGCGGGACATCGCCGACGCCAAGAGGCTCCTGGCCGAGGCGGGCTATCCCAACGGTCTGACGATTGAAGCAGAGGGGTCGCGGTACATCTACTGGAACAACCTCCAGTCGATGGAGCTAGCCAAGAACCAGCTTCGGAAGATCGGCGTCACGGTGAACATCTCGCTGCAGGACCAGACGACGTATTTCGCCAGGGAAGAGGCGAAGGACTTCAACTTCCGTCCGCGGGGCTTCAACGCGGGCGTGGAAGTGGACGCTCAGCTCGCCGTGCGGCATTCGTGCGGCGGGTCGCGGAACTTCGGCGGGTTCTGCGACCAGGAAGTCGAAAAGCTCATCGCAGAGCAGCGGCGGACGCTGGAGCTCGAGAAGCGCAAGGCCGTGGTGCTGAAGATCCAGCAGATACTCATTGACAAGGTGCCGCACATCTTCCTGTTCGAGCCGAACCGCTACGGTGTGCAGCAGCCGTGGGTGCGGGCGATGGTGCCCAGCGGCAGCGTGCCGTTCGGGTACACGGAGAATATCTGGTTCGCCAAGTAGGGCGCACGGGGTAGTCGAGAGGACGTCTGGCATAAGCAGCGATGCGTCAATATGTTGCCCGGCGGCTGCTGTTGTTCATCCCCACGCTGGCGCTCATCGCCGTGTTCGTGTTCGCGGTTGTGCGGTGGTTTCCGGGCGACATCGTGCTCGTGCTGACCCGCGACGCCGACTTCTCCGCGGAGGACGTGGCGGCGGAGCGCGCGCGCTTGGGGCTGGACAAGCCCGTCGTCGAGCAGTTCGCGGTGTGGTCGCTGAACATGCTGAAAGGCGACCTGGGCAAGTCGCTGTACAGCAAGCGCCCGGTCATCGAGGAGATGCAGCAGCGGCTGCCCGTCACGGTCGAGCTGGGCGCCATCGCCATCCTGTTCTCGCTGCTCATCGGCATCCCCGTGGGGATCGTCTCCGCCGTCCGCCAGGACTCCCTGCCTGACTATCTGGCGCGAAGTGTGGCCATCGGCGCCCTGTCCGTCCCGAGCTTCTGGCTGGCGACGATGACCATTCTCGTTCTGTCGCTTCAGTTCCAGTGGATACCGCCGCTGCAGTATGTTCCTTTCTTCGAGAATCCCTGGGAGAACCTCCAGCTTATGCTTTTCCCGGGACTGATTCTCGGCATCAACATGTCGGGCGCGCTCATGCGCATGACCCGGGCCACGCTTCTCGAAGTCCTGCGGCAGGACTACATCCGCACCGCGCGGGCCAAGGGTCTGCTGGACCGGTTCGTGCTTTATCGGCATGCCCTGAAAAACACCCTGATCCCCGTGATGGCCATCATCGGTCTGGAGATGGCGCACGTGATAGGCGGCTCGGTGGTGCTGGAATCCATCTTCGGGCTGCCGGGTGTCGGCAAGTTCGTGTTCGACGTTGTCCTGGGGCGCGACTACCCGGCTATTCAGGCCGCCAACCTCATGCTGGCGCTCTTTGTGCTGGGCATCAATCTGCTTATCGACATTTCTCAGGCTTTCCTGGACCCGCGCCTGCGGCACAACTAGAGGGGAGGGCGGATAAGACGTGCGGCGTCCGTCAGCAGCGGTCCCGGCGATGGCAGGGGCAGGGCACGTCAGAGAGGCGGGCGCTCGTCGGCGCGCGAGCCGCGGTATTGTGCGGTTCCTCCAGACGAAGCCGCTGGGCGCCTTCGGCGGGGCCCTCGTCGTAGTCATGGTGCTGGTCGCCTTGCTGGCGCCGCTCCTCGCGCATTTCGACCCGATCGACGCGTCGGCAGCGCGGCGGCTCCTGCCACCCGGCCCCCTGTACTGGATGGGCACGGACGGCGCGGGCTACGACGTCTACAGTCGCGTCGTGTATGGGGCGCGCGTCTCGCTGTACGTGGCGCTGGTGGCGGTCGCGCTGTGTACGATCCTGGCGAGCGTTGTCGGTCTGCTCACCGGCTATTTTGGCGGCATTCTGGACCTGCTGGTGCAGCGCGTGGTGGACGCAGCCATGTCTTTTCCCTGGCTGGTGCTGCTTCTGACCATCGTGTTTCTCCTGGGAACGAGCATGACCAACGTGGGCATGGCGCTGGGCCTGCTCAACGGCATTCGCTACACCCGCGTCGTCCGGGCGTCGGTGATGTCGGTGAAGCAGAACCAATACTTCGAAGCGGCGAAGGCTATAGGCTGCGGCGAGGCGCGCATCATGCTGCGGCACGTCCTGCCGAACGTGGCGGCGCCCATCATCGTCGTCGCCTCAGTCACGTGGGGCGCGGTCATCCTGTCCGAGGCGTCGCTGAGCTTTCTCGGCTTCGGTGTGCCGCCGCCCGATCCGTCCTGGGGCGGCATGCTGAGCGGCGATGCGCGGAAATACTTCGAGAAGGCGCCGTGGATCGCGTTCTTTCCGGGGCTGGCTATCAGCCTGGCGGTGTTCGGGTTCAACATGCTGGGAGACGCCCTGCGGGACGTGCTGGACCCCCGGATGCGCGGCACGCAGTAACGCGTACCCAAGGCACGCTATATAATGTAAGGGCCAATCCAAGGGGGTGAGGGACTTGTACCAATGAGACGTGACCTTATGGACATCCTGGTCTGCCCGGTCTGCAAAGGCAAGCTGGAACTGCGCGCCGAGGAAGAGCGCGATCAGGACATCGTCAAGGGCGCTCTGCTCTGCGCCCCTTGCAAGGAGTCCTACCCCATTCAGGACTCCATCCCCAACATGCTGCCGCCGCAGCTCCGCAAGCAGACGCAGGCTCACGCGCACTAGCCGTTAGCTCACACCTCGCGCTCATGGATTCGACAAGCTCACCATGAGCGCGGAATAGGCTCCCGCTCGTCCCCCGGCCACCGTGCGAGAAGCACGCTCACTGCCGCCTGTCTTGTGCATTGCGCGGAGTTGTTTTAACTCTCCAGCGTCCAACCACTTCGCGGGTGACGCCTGGACTAACACGTTGAGGCCAGAGAGATGGAGAAGCCGCTGAGCGGCAAGACCGCTATCGTGACCGGCGGCGGTCGCGGCATAGGCCGCGCCATCGCGCTCGCGCTGGCCGATCACGGCGCGCGCGTGCTGGTCAACGACCTGGGGTGCGCCATGGACGGCGCCGGGGTGTCGCCGGTCCCCGCAACGGAGGTTGTCGAGGAGATCCGCAGGCGCGGCGGAGAGGCGCTACCTAACTTCGACGACGTTGCGGTGATGGAGAACGCGGCCAGGCTGGTCCAACAGGCGCTGGACGCTTGGGGCAGACTGGACACCCTCGTGACCTGCGCGGGCATCCTCCGGGAAAGCAGCATCTTTGATACGACCGAGAGCGAATGGGATGCCGTTCTCAACGCGCATCTCAAGGGGACGTTCGCCTGCCTCAAGCACGCCGCCATTGTCATGCGCCAGCAGCGCAGCGGCAGCATCATCACGGTGACATCGGCTTCGGGCCTGTACGGCAACCCGCGCCACGGTGTGCACTATCCAGCGGCCAAGGCCGCCGTCATCGGGTTGACAAAGGTCGCCGCCCGGGACATGGGCCGGTACGGCGTCCGCGTCAACGCCGTCGCGCCCTCCGCCGCCACACGCATGACGCTGCCGCCGGAGGCGCTGAAGGCGCGCGATGCGCAAGCGCGGGCGACAGCGCAGGCCCGTCCGTACGCATGGGCCCAGCCGTCTCTCGCGGAGCTTGACCCCGAGGACACGGCGCCTCTGTTCGTCTATCTGGCCAGCGACTCGGCGACGCATATCAACGGGCAAATCTTTCAGGTGGCCGGGGGCGTGATCTCACTGATAAGCCAGCCGCGCCCCGTAAAGACAATAGTCAAGAGCGACGTCTGGACTCTTGATGAACTCGACGCAGTGATGCCCGCCACGCTTGTCGCGGGACTGGGAGACTCGGCCTCCCATTGAGTCCCAAACGGCCGTCCTATGCGAAATCGGCGCAACGTCGTTCCAGTGTGTCTAAATCGTCTTATTGCTCTCTTTTGTGCACGGGGACGACGTTGGTGCTATAATCCCCCCGATTCCCGTGGGAGCCAAGTCATCTATCGTTTGGCAAGGAGGCCCATGATGGAGAGCAAGCTTTCCGCCGCCCCGGTTGCCGTCTTCGGAAGGACCATCGCCATCGCCGTGAGCATGGCGCTGCTGCTCGGCGCATGCGCTCCCGCCGCGCCAGCGCCGACCGCGACGCAAGCGGCGCCCGCCGCGCGCCCGACAGCCTCGCCACCAACGCCCGCGCCGACGCAAACGCAGCCTCGCTCAGGCGGCACGCTGACCGTCGCCGCCGTGGCCGACCCGCCGAGCTTCGACACGCAGCAGGAGTCCACCTGGTACACGAGCGTGCTGGTGGCCCCCGCGTACAACAACCTGCTGTACTACGATTTCGCCACGGGATCGAAAGTCGTCCCGGAGCTGGCCGAGACGTGGAGCGTGTCTCCGGATGGCAAGACGTACACCGTCAAACTGCGCAAAGGTATCACGTTCCACGACGGCACGCCGCTCACGACGGAGGACGTCGTGTTCAATCTGGAGCGGATGTGGAAGCCGCCGAAGGGCGTCATCAGCGGTGTGCAGCCCTACATGGCGGCGGTGGACAAGATTGAGGCCGGCCCCAACGACACGGTCACGATTGGGCTGAAGTTCCCCTTCGCGCCCCTGCTCGCCGCGCTGGTCCTCGACCGCATGCCCATGCACTCAAAGGCATACGTCACGAAAAACGGGGACATGAAGACCACCATCATGGGCACAGGGCCCTTCAAGTTCAAGTCGTACACGCCCAGCGTCAGTTTGGAACTGGAGAAGAACGACAAGTACTGGACCAAGGGCAAGCCCTATCTGGATGGTATCGCGTTCTTCATCATCAAGGACAAGGCCACGCGACTCGCGGCGCTGAGGACGGGCAGGGCGCTGCTGAGCGGGCGCACCACCACGGGCGGCGTCGGCCCGATTGACATGGCCACTCTCAAGAAAGATGCCCCGGGGCTGCGCTTCGTGTCATCTCCGTCGGTCTCCGGACCATGGTTTTTCATGAACTTGCGCAAGCCGCCCTTCAAAGACCTGCGCGTCAGGAAGGCGGTCTTCCTGGCGGTGGACAGGCAGGCCGCCATCAAGATCATCGGCGAGGGAGAGGGACTGATCGGCAGCTTCTTCCCGTTCCAGGACTGGGGCGCCCCGCCCGACGCGCTGCTGAAGATGCCCGGCTATCGCCAGCCCAAGGACCAGGACATCGCGGACGCGAAGAAGCTCCTGGCGGACGCAGGCTATCCGAACGGGTTCACCCTGGACCTCCTCTCCCGCGGAAATGAGCTGACCAAGAACTCCGCCGTGTTCATGACCGGCCAGCTTGCTCAGATTGGTGTCACGGCCAATGTCAAGGTACTGGAGGACGCGGCGTTCTGGGACGCCGGACGCAAAGCCCAGCACGAGGCGATGGTCTACACTCCCGCCACCGTCATAGCCGACCCCTTTGACATGGGGCGGTTCTTCGCTCCCGATAACCCGCTGAACTTCTCGGGAGACGACCAGGACGCGAAGCTGACCGAGCTGTGGAACAAGCAGATGGGAACGGTTGACGAGTCGGCGCGGAAGGCCATCATCGCCAGCCTGGACCAGTACCTGATGACGGACCTGCTTCCCGCCGTGCCCGTCGTCTGGCCGACCGGGTTCATCGTAATCGCCCCGCAGGTCAGAGGCTACGTTCCGGGCGTGAGCGACTACTCGAACAACAGGCAGCAGGAGACCTGGCTCGCGCCGTAGTAGCGCAGCCGCGTCAACCGCACGCGGCGCTCCAGCAGGGAGGCCGCGAGCGAAAATCAAGCGCCGCCTCGCACCAGCGGGCTACGTGAAGAAGGCGGCGGTCGCCCCAGCGCGCCGCGACGAGCTGGACGCCCAGCGGCAGCCCGGACTCGGTCGTTCCCGTCGGGAGCGATACGGACGGGAAGCCGCAATAGGACCACGGCGTCTGAAACGCAGGGTCGCCCGTTGAGGAGCGGCCCTGCGGAGCGGGCGTCGGTGTCGCCGGCGTCAGAAGGGCGTCCATCCCCGCCGTCAGCTTCAGCATCTCGGCTATGACCGCCGGCCGCTCGTGCAGCGCCCGCGCGTAGGCCGTCGCCGCGTGGGATAACCCCACCCGCACCCGGCTCGCGATTTTCGGCCCATACAGGTCGCCGCGCTTCGCGAACTGCTCCTCGTGGTACGCTGCAATCTCGGAGTCGTTGATCAAGCGGTGCTCAGCGTGAATGCGCGAGAAGCACGCGGGCAGCCGCACCTCCTTCAGCATCGCGCCGGCGTGGGATAACCTGGCCGTCGCCTGCTCCATTTCCCGTTTGACTTCGGCGTCGCACCGCTCCCAGAAGTAGTCGCGAACGACGCCTAGTCGAGGCGGAGCGCCGTCGAGCGCGTCCCGCGAGTACCGAACGCGCGGACGACGGGCGGTGGCCGGGTCCTTCTTGTCGTAGCCCGCCAGGACCTCCAGCACCAGCGCGGCGTCCTGAACGCTTCGCGCGAATATGCCCACGGTATCGAACGACCACGCGGCGGGTATGACGCCAAAGCAACTGACAAGACCGTACGACGGCTTCAGCCCCACGACGCCGTTGTAGGCGGCGGGCCGCAGGACGGAGCCGCCCGTCTGGGTGCCCAGCGCCGCGGGGACCATGCCCATCGCCACCGCGACGGCGGAGCCGCTGCTGGAGCCGCCGGGCGTGTGCTCGGGGTTCCAGGCGTTCCGGGTGGGCGGCGGGTCGGCCCCGGCGAACTCGGCGGTGTGCAGCTTGCCGAGAATGACCGCGTCCGCGCGGCGGAGGCGCTTTACGGTAGTGGCGTCCTCGCGCGGGACAAAGTCGGCCAGGACGCGGGAGCCCGCGGCGGTACGCAGGCCCTTCGTCCAGAAGATGTCCTTGATGCCGACGGGCACTCCCGTCAGCAACCCCGATTGCTTCACGCCCCGCGTCCGGCCCGCGGCGATCCGCTCCGCAGTGGCGAGCGCACCCTCCGGGTCGAGCGCGGCCCACGCCTGCACGTCCGGCTCAAGCGACTCGATGCGCCGCAGCAGCGCGCGTACAACCTCCACGGGCGAGACCTTCCCGCCTGTCACCAGAGTCGAAATGTCGCCCACGCCAAGCTGCCACAGCTCCATCGCGCCCTCCTGTCGCTAGTGTCGCGTCCCTGAAACCTGTGTACAAACCGTCATTGCGAGAACTCCGGCTTGCCGGAGGACGAAGCAATCTGGAGGAGGGGGGACCCCACCGACAGATTGCCGCGGCCCTCCTTCGTCGGGCCTCGCAATGACATTGCGGCGAACTTCGGGGACACCACTCTAGCCCTTCCACCACGCGCCGCCCTCGACGAGTCGCACGCCCTCGCGCCCGGACACGTCCGCCAGCAGCTCCCGCACCGTCTTCAGCAGCGCCGGGTGCCACGCCTCCGGCGCTATCTCCGCCAGCGGCGCCAGCACGAACGCACGCTCGTGCATCCGCGGGTGCGGCACCGTCAGGTACGGCGACTGCATCGCCGCGTCGCCGTAGAGCAGGATGTCAATGTCCACGAGGCGCGGCGCGTTGCGGAAGCTCGGCTCACGGCCCATCGCCCGCTCGATGCCCTTGACGAAGCTGAACAACTGGCGCGGCGGGAGCGTCGTGCGTACGAGCGCGACGGCGTTCAGAAACCTCGGCTGCTCGGCGTAGCCCACCGGCTCCGTCTCGTACAGGCCCGACACGCGCGCCACGTCCACGTTCAGGGACAGCAGGGCCACGGCCTTCGCCAGGTTGGCCCGCCGGTCGCCCAGGTTCCCGCCCAGGCCCAGATAGACTTCGACGGGTGGCGCGGCCCCGCCCTGCGGGGTCACGCGTGCACTCGCACGACGGCGTCCGCCATGCGGGCCACCCGCGCCATGTACCGCACGTCATGCACTCGCACGATGTCCGCCCCGTTGGCGATGGCGATGGCGACGGTGGCCGCCGTGCCTTCGATGCGCTGCTCCACCGGCAGGTCCAGCACCGCGCCGATGGTGGACTTCCGCGAGGTTCCCACCAGGATGGGCCGGCCCAAGACGGTCAGCTCCCGCAGCCGCCGCAGAAGCTCCAGGTTGTGCTCCCTGGTCTTGCCGAAGCCGAAGCCGGGGTCCACAATGATGTGCTCGCGCGGGACGCCCGCCCGGAGAGCCGCATCCATGCTCGCGCGCAGCCCGGCGATGACCTCCGGCGCCAGGTCGCGGTACTCCGTGCCCCGCTGGTTGTGCATGAGAATCAGCGGCGCGCCCGCCTTCGCCGCCACCCGCGCGATGGCGGGGTCATGCTTCAGGCCCCACACGTCGTTGACCATCGCCGCGCCCGCCTCGATGGCGCGCCGCGCCACCGCCGACCGGAACGTGTCAATGCTGATGGGCACGGGCAGGTCGCGCGCCAACCGCTCGACGACCGGGATTACCCGGCGCAGCTCCTCCTCCTCGTCCACGGGGCGGGCCGCCGCCGCGCGGACGCCGCCAGACACCTGCGCCTCCACCCGCGCCGCGATGGGTGGGCGCGTGGACTGGCCGCCCACGTCCAGGATGTCCACCCCTTCTTCCA from Dehalococcoidia bacterium carries:
- a CDS encoding SDR family oxidoreductase produces the protein MEKPLSGKTAIVTGGGRGIGRAIALALADHGARVLVNDLGCAMDGAGVSPVPATEVVEEIRRRGGEALPNFDDVAVMENAARLVQQALDAWGRLDTLVTCAGILRESSIFDTTESEWDAVLNAHLKGTFACLKHAAIVMRQQRSGSIITVTSASGLYGNPRHGVHYPAAKAAVIGLTKVAARDMGRYGVRVNAVAPSAATRMTLPPEALKARDAQARATAQARPYAWAQPSLAELDPEDTAPLFVYLASDSATHINGQIFQVAGGVISLISQPRPVKTIVKSDVWTLDELDAVMPATLVAGLGDSASH
- a CDS encoding MFS transporter — protein: MNIAHRIPGWEKNAYALALVQFLSTAGFFSVIPLMPLFIQDLGVPTPAEAAFWTGISQFVAGTSAFIVGPIWGTLADRHGRRPIILGTMLAVAGVMATTGLSTSVGMLIVMRVLHGVLTASTGASLALAASQAPKERVAYALGVIQMGYFLGTTIGPALGGFLADAVGYRVPFFVTGGFLLAGALVVLAFVTERFERPAEQDRRIGLVQNIRTVVGTPGVTPLLLMYMVVQLGPFMLQPVMGGLMQGMMAQGAATGAGVALSLLGLASATASMLVGRWGSPRRLPLIMLLAAFAASVFYLPQTWVSAPALSIALFTGLGFCQGALVNSASSMLSAAAPRERQGAVFGIVHSVTSLAFGAGALVAGTASVTAGLRSIFIIESGLAFGLGLAAWRMVRRAGRAVG
- the folK gene encoding 2-amino-4-hydroxy-6-hydroxymethyldihydropteridine diphosphokinase, with the translated sequence MTPQGGAAPPVEVYLGLGGNLGDRRANLAKAVALLSLNVDVARVSGLYETEPVGYAEQPRFLNAVALVRTTLPPRQLFSFVKGIERAMGREPSFRNAPRLVDIDILLYGDAAMQSPYLTVPHPRMHERAFVLAPLAEIAPEAWHPALLKTVRELLADVSGREGVRLVEGGAWWKG
- a CDS encoding ABC transporter substrate-binding protein, yielding MTAHRHAPGAWSPILAVLMVATLLLASCAPAAAPATPAASVPPPTALSPTPAPAIPGVTPTPALRPALPTPTATPTGEKPKPGGVLRFILPGEPSSSDPHTSATPSAAVPFIYETFLRENPVTGVVEPQLVTRWETISETETILHVRQGVRFQNRAPVNGRPMTAQDVVYSLQRIASKDPGFLRRSQFASVTKVEALDASRVKVTFKEPNAPFLTNLSDRFNGIVAKEAVDKFGNLDRVEDAIGTGPFMFEKATFGIGGSMKRNPDYWQPGKPYLDGAAWSLITDGGTLVAAYRTGRLDAGAQFWGGISVEDKESIQRVNAAMQFYPVPDVRPNVLLMNMARKPFDDIRVRKAIHLAVDRQEIIQIVMGGSAQVSGPLGPRLTPYYSIPEEEIVKMPGFRPKNTPEGQRDIADAKRLLAEAGYPNGLTIEAEGSRYIYWNNLQSMELAKNQLRKIGVTVNISLQDQTTYFAREEAKDFNFRPRGFNAGVEVDAQLAVRHSCGGSRNFGGFCDQEVEKLIAEQRRTLELEKRKAVVLKIQQILIDKVPHIFLFEPNRYGVQQPWVRAMVPSGSVPFGYTENIWFAK
- a CDS encoding ABC transporter permease, whose translation is MRRPSAAVPAMAGAGHVREAGARRRASRGIVRFLQTKPLGAFGGALVVVMVLVALLAPLLAHFDPIDASAARRLLPPGPLYWMGTDGAGYDVYSRVVYGARVSLYVALVAVALCTILASVVGLLTGYFGGILDLLVQRVVDAAMSFPWLVLLLTIVFLLGTSMTNVGMALGLLNGIRYTRVVRASVMSVKQNQYFEAAKAIGCGEARIMLRHVLPNVAAPIIVVASVTWGAVILSEASLSFLGFGVPPPDPSWGGMLSGDARKYFEKAPWIAFFPGLAISLAVFGFNMLGDALRDVLDPRMRGTQ
- a CDS encoding methytransferase partner Trm112; this translates as MRRDLMDILVCPVCKGKLELRAEEERDQDIVKGALLCAPCKESYPIQDSIPNMLPPQLRKQTQAHAH
- a CDS encoding ABC transporter substrate-binding protein; its protein translation is MMESKLSAAPVAVFGRTIAIAVSMALLLGACAPAAPAPTATQAAPAARPTASPPTPAPTQTQPRSGGTLTVAAVADPPSFDTQQESTWYTSVLVAPAYNNLLYYDFATGSKVVPELAETWSVSPDGKTYTVKLRKGITFHDGTPLTTEDVVFNLERMWKPPKGVISGVQPYMAAVDKIEAGPNDTVTIGLKFPFAPLLAALVLDRMPMHSKAYVTKNGDMKTTIMGTGPFKFKSYTPSVSLELEKNDKYWTKGKPYLDGIAFFIIKDKATRLAALRTGRALLSGRTTTGGVGPIDMATLKKDAPGLRFVSSPSVSGPWFFMNLRKPPFKDLRVRKAVFLAVDRQAAIKIIGEGEGLIGSFFPFQDWGAPPDALLKMPGYRQPKDQDIADAKKLLADAGYPNGFTLDLLSRGNELTKNSAVFMTGQLAQIGVTANVKVLEDAAFWDAGRKAQHEAMVYTPATVIADPFDMGRFFAPDNPLNFSGDDQDAKLTELWNKQMGTVDESARKAIIASLDQYLMTDLLPAVPVVWPTGFIVIAPQVRGYVPGVSDYSNNRQQETWLAP
- a CDS encoding amidase, yielding MELWQLGVGDISTLVTGGKVSPVEVVRALLRRIESLEPDVQAWAALDPEGALATAERIAAGRTRGVKQSGLLTGVPVGIKDIFWTKGLRTAAGSRVLADFVPREDATTVKRLRRADAVILGKLHTAEFAGADPPPTRNAWNPEHTPGGSSSGSAVAVAMGMVPAALGTQTGGSVLRPAAYNGVVGLKPSYGLVSCFGVIPAAWSFDTVGIFARSVQDAALVLEVLAGYDKKDPATARRPRVRYSRDALDGAPPRLGVVRDYFWERCDAEVKREMEQATARLSHAGAMLKEVRLPACFSRIHAEHRLINDSEIAAYHEEQFAKRGDLYGPKIASRVRVGLSHAATAYARALHERPAVIAEMLKLTAGMDALLTPATPTPAPQGRSSTGDPAFQTPWSYCGFPSVSLPTGTTESGLPLGVQLVAARWGDRRLLHVARWCEAALDFRSRPPCWSAACG
- a CDS encoding ABC transporter permease, encoding MRQYVARRLLLFIPTLALIAVFVFAVVRWFPGDIVLVLTRDADFSAEDVAAERARLGLDKPVVEQFAVWSLNMLKGDLGKSLYSKRPVIEEMQQRLPVTVELGAIAILFSLLIGIPVGIVSAVRQDSLPDYLARSVAIGALSVPSFWLATMTILVLSLQFQWIPPLQYVPFFENPWENLQLMLFPGLILGINMSGALMRMTRATLLEVLRQDYIRTARAKGLLDRFVLYRHALKNTLIPVMAIIGLEMAHVIGGSVVLESIFGLPGVGKFVFDVVLGRDYPAIQAANLMLALFVLGINLLIDISQAFLDPRLRHN